A single window of Pseudomonas lutea DNA harbors:
- the relA gene encoding GTP diphosphokinase gives MVQVRAHQPINTDGSINLDAWLDHVVSVDLAVDRQALKEACEFARVAEQQDNAAKNLWAEGTSSFQTGLEIAEILADLKLDQDSLIAAVIYRGVREGKISLPDVNQRFGPTVSKLIDGVLRMAAISASLSPRQSLVLGTQAQVENLRKMLVAMVDDVRVALIKLAERTCAIRAVKNTDDEKRNRVAREVFDIYAPLAHRLGIGHVKWELEDLSFRYLEPEQYKQIAKLLHERRLDRERFITDVMSQLEDELLATGVKADISGRAKHIYSIWRKMQRKGLEFSQIYDVRAVRVLVPEMRDCYTALGIVHTLWRHIPKEFDDYIANPKENGYRSLHTAVIGPEGKVLEVQIRTHAMHEEAELGVCAHWKYKGTDVKSGSNHYEEKISWLRQVLEWHEELGDIGGLAEQLRVDIEPDRVYVFTPDGHAIDLPKGATPLDFAYRVHTEIGHNCRGAKINGRIVPLNYSLQTGEQVEIITSKHGTPSRDWLNSNLGYITTSRARAKIVHWFKLQARDQNVAAGKVLLERELARLALPQVDFDKLAEKANMKIAEDMFAALGAGDLRIAQLVNLAQQLVEPERGNEQLELIPRKATGYKPGKRGDIQIQGVGNLMTQMAGCCQPLPGDAIVGYITQGRGVSIHRQDCASVLQLGGREPERIIQVSWGPVPVLTYPVDIIIRAYDRSGLLRDVSQILLNERINVLAVNTRSNKEDNTALMSLTIEIPGLDALGRLLGRISQLPNIIETRRNRTP, from the coding sequence ATGGTACAGGTGAGAGCACACCAGCCGATCAACACCGACGGCAGTATCAACCTCGACGCGTGGCTTGATCACGTGGTCAGCGTCGACCTCGCTGTAGACCGACAGGCCCTCAAGGAGGCCTGTGAATTTGCCCGGGTTGCCGAGCAACAGGACAACGCCGCCAAGAACCTCTGGGCGGAAGGCACGTCGAGTTTCCAGACGGGCCTGGAAATCGCTGAAATCCTGGCCGACCTCAAGCTCGATCAGGACTCGCTCATCGCCGCGGTGATTTACCGCGGCGTGCGCGAAGGCAAAATCTCGCTGCCCGACGTCAACCAGCGCTTCGGGCCGACCGTGTCCAAACTTATCGACGGCGTGCTGCGCATGGCGGCAATCAGCGCCAGTCTCAGCCCGCGTCAGTCTCTGGTACTGGGCACTCAGGCGCAGGTCGAGAACCTGCGCAAAATGCTCGTGGCGATGGTCGATGACGTGCGCGTCGCATTGATCAAGCTGGCCGAGCGGACCTGCGCCATCCGCGCGGTGAAAAACACCGACGATGAAAAACGCAACCGGGTTGCCCGGGAAGTCTTCGATATCTATGCGCCGCTGGCCCACCGGCTGGGCATCGGTCACGTCAAATGGGAGCTGGAGGATCTGTCCTTCCGTTACCTCGAGCCCGAGCAGTACAAGCAGATTGCCAAGCTGCTGCACGAGCGCCGACTTGACCGCGAGCGCTTCATCACCGACGTGATGTCGCAGCTTGAGGACGAATTGCTGGCTACCGGCGTCAAGGCCGACATCAGCGGCCGGGCCAAGCACATTTACTCGATCTGGCGAAAAATGCAGCGCAAAGGCCTGGAGTTCAGCCAGATCTACGATGTGCGCGCCGTTCGCGTGCTGGTCCCGGAAATGCGCGACTGCTACACCGCGCTCGGCATCGTGCACACCTTGTGGCGGCACATCCCCAAAGAATTCGACGACTACATCGCCAACCCCAAGGAAAACGGCTATCGCTCGCTGCATACGGCCGTGATCGGTCCGGAAGGCAAGGTGCTGGAGGTGCAGATTCGCACCCACGCCATGCACGAAGAGGCCGAGCTGGGTGTCTGCGCACACTGGAAATACAAGGGCACCGACGTCAAATCCGGTTCCAACCACTACGAAGAAAAAATCTCGTGGCTGCGTCAGGTGCTGGAGTGGCATGAAGAATTGGGCGACATCGGCGGTCTGGCCGAACAGCTGCGCGTCGACATCGAACCCGACCGCGTTTACGTGTTTACCCCCGACGGTCACGCCATCGACCTGCCCAAGGGCGCGACGCCGCTGGACTTCGCCTATCGCGTGCACACCGAGATCGGCCACAACTGCCGTGGCGCCAAGATCAACGGGCGTATCGTGCCGCTCAACTACAGCCTGCAGACCGGCGAGCAGGTCGAGATCATCACCAGTAAACACGGCACGCCGAGTCGCGACTGGCTGAACTCCAACCTGGGCTACATCACGACGTCCCGCGCCCGGGCGAAGATCGTGCACTGGTTCAAGTTGCAGGCGCGCGACCAGAACGTTGCCGCCGGCAAGGTGCTGCTGGAACGCGAACTGGCGCGTCTGGCGCTGCCGCAGGTGGATTTCGACAAGTTGGCCGAAAAGGCCAACATGAAGATCGCCGAGGACATGTTCGCTGCTCTCGGTGCCGGTGATCTGCGCATTGCGCAACTGGTCAATCTGGCCCAGCAACTGGTCGAGCCGGAGCGCGGCAACGAGCAGCTGGAGCTGATTCCGCGCAAGGCCACGGGCTACAAGCCGGGCAAGCGCGGCGACATTCAGATCCAGGGCGTCGGCAACCTGATGACGCAGATGGCCGGCTGCTGCCAGCCGCTGCCGGGCGATGCCATCGTCGGCTACATCACTCAGGGGCGCGGCGTGAGCATTCACCGTCAGGACTGCGCCTCGGTGCTGCAACTGGGCGGGCGCGAGCCGGAGCGGATCATTCAGGTCAGCTGGGGCCCGGTACCGGTGCTCACCTATCCGGTGGATATCATCATCCGCGCCTATGACCGCTCGGGTTTGTTGCGTGATGTCTCGCAGATACTGCTCAACGAGCGGATTAACGTGCTGGCGGTCAACACGCGTTCAAACAAGGAAGACAACACCGCGCTGATGTCGCTGACCATCGAGATTCCGGGTCTGGACGCACTGGGCCGGTTGCTGGGACGCATCTCGCAACTGCCGAACATCATCGAGACGCGGCGCAACAGAACGCCGTGA
- the cysM gene encoding cysteine synthase CysM, whose protein sequence is MTLQYQTIADCVGNTPLVRLQRMAGNTSNTLLLKLEGNNPAGSVKDRPALSMITRAELRGQIHPGDTLIEATSGNTGIALAMAAAIKGYRMILIMPDNSSAERKAAMTAYGAELILVSKEEGMEGARDLAERMQSEGRGKVLDQFANGDNPQAHYVGTGPEIWQQTGGTVTHFVSSMGTTGTIMGTSRFLKEQNPNIQIVGLQPMDGASIPGIRRWPTEYLPSIYQAERVDRIMDMGQAEAEDVMRRLAREEGIFCGVSSGGSVAGMLRLSREVENAVMVAIICDRGDRYLSTGVYDAPN, encoded by the coding sequence ATGACCCTGCAGTATCAAACCATCGCCGATTGCGTCGGCAACACTCCGCTGGTGCGTCTGCAACGCATGGCCGGGAACACCAGCAACACGTTGCTGCTCAAGCTCGAAGGCAATAACCCGGCCGGCTCCGTCAAAGACCGCCCGGCGCTGTCGATGATCACCCGCGCCGAGTTGCGCGGTCAGATTCATCCCGGCGACACCCTGATCGAAGCCACCTCCGGCAATACCGGCATCGCCCTGGCCATGGCCGCAGCGATCAAGGGTTACCGCATGATTCTGATCATGCCGGACAACTCCAGTGCCGAGCGCAAGGCGGCCATGACCGCTTACGGCGCCGAACTGATTCTGGTCAGCAAGGAGGAGGGCATGGAAGGCGCCCGTGATCTGGCCGAGCGCATGCAGTCCGAAGGCCGCGGCAAGGTGCTGGACCAGTTCGCCAACGGCGATAATCCCCAGGCTCACTACGTCGGCACCGGCCCCGAAATTTGGCAGCAGACCGGTGGCACCGTGACCCACTTCGTCAGTTCCATGGGCACCACGGGGACCATCATGGGCACCTCGCGCTTCCTCAAGGAACAGAACCCGAACATCCAGATCGTTGGCCTCCAGCCCATGGACGGCGCATCGATTCCCGGCATTCGTCGCTGGCCGACGGAGTACCTGCCGAGCATTTATCAGGCTGAACGCGTCGACCGCATCATGGACATGGGCCAGGCCGAAGCCGAGGACGTCATGCGTCGTCTGGCGCGCGAAGAGGGCATCTTCTGTGGCGTGTCATCGGGCGGCTCCGTGGCGGGCATGCTGCGCCTGTCCCGGGAAGTCGAAAACGCGGTCATGGTCGCGATCATCTGTGACCGTGGCGACCGTTACCTGTCGACCGGCGTTTACGATGCGCCCAACTGA
- the mazG gene encoding nucleoside triphosphate pyrophosphohydrolase, giving the protein MYSLQDLINLMARLRDPQYGCPWDVKQNYATIVPHTLEEAYEVADAIERGDFNDLRGELGDLLFQVVYYCQLAREEGRFEFDAVVDGITRKLIRRHPHVFPTGDLYAPLETPRLSEDQVKQRWEQIKAEERAEKSAAPEQLSLLDDVPAVLPALSRAAKLQKRAAQVGFDWPDALPVVDNVREELDEVLEAMADNDGAAISEEVGDLLFAAVNLARHLKVDPENALRAANAKFERRFRFIEQALRDTRRPIEDCSLEEMDALWGEAKRQEKITPNCG; this is encoded by the coding sequence ATGTATAGCCTTCAAGACCTCATCAATCTCATGGCCCGTCTGCGTGATCCGCAATACGGTTGCCCGTGGGACGTAAAGCAGAATTACGCGACCATCGTGCCGCACACCCTCGAAGAGGCCTATGAAGTGGCCGACGCCATCGAGCGGGGTGACTTCAACGACCTGCGCGGTGAACTCGGCGATCTGCTGTTTCAGGTGGTGTACTACTGCCAGTTGGCGCGTGAAGAAGGGCGCTTCGAGTTTGACGCCGTGGTCGACGGGATTACCCGCAAGCTGATTCGCCGCCACCCTCACGTGTTTCCGACCGGCGATCTCTATGCGCCTCTGGAGACGCCGCGCCTCAGCGAAGACCAGGTCAAGCAGCGCTGGGAGCAAATCAAGGCCGAGGAACGCGCGGAAAAGTCCGCCGCGCCCGAACAATTGTCGCTGCTCGACGACGTGCCGGCCGTGTTGCCGGCGCTGTCACGGGCAGCGAAGTTGCAGAAGCGTGCGGCTCAGGTCGGTTTTGACTGGCCGGACGCCTTGCCGGTGGTGGATAACGTGCGCGAGGAACTGGACGAAGTTCTCGAAGCCATGGCCGACAACGACGGCGCGGCTATCTCGGAAGAGGTCGGGGATTTGCTGTTTGCCGCCGTGAATCTGGCTCGCCACCTCAAGGTTGATCCGGAAAATGCCCTGCGCGCCGCCAACGCGAAATTCGAGCGGCGCTTCAGATTTATCGAACAGGCCTTGCGCGACACCCGGCGCCCCATCGAAGATTGCAGCCTCGAAGAGATGGATGCGCTCTGGGGCGAAGCCAAGCGTCAGGAAAAGATCACGCCCAACTGCGGTTGA
- the rlmD gene encoding 23S rRNA (uracil(1939)-C(5))-methyltransferase RlmD produces MAKRDAGLRFQPSGGTRTAQVPTGKKQRLSIERLANDGRGIAFVEGRTWFVMGSLAGEEVEARVLGAHGKVVEARTERVFQASPLRRPPACPHFGRCGGCSTQQMPHAEQLALKQSMLAEQLSRIAGVEPQEWAAPLTGEEYAYRRRARVAVRWDVRAKRLDVGFRAAASQDIIAIEQCPVLVQALQPIMTALAPMLRRLSKPQALGHVELFSGSANAVLLRHTAPLPETDVAILKAFCDQHAAQLWLHGEGDPQPVDPSAQLGYRLEPWNLSLAYRPGDFVQVNAQVNTAMIQQALAWLAPRAEERVLDLFCGLGNFALPLAQMTREVVAVEGVDAMVQRATANAVHNGLGNVQFYQADLSQPLDKAAWVADGFAAVLLDPPRDGAFDVVGKLKSLGAERVLYVSCNPATLARDTAELIRQGYRLKRAGILDMFPQTAHVEAMALFEASK; encoded by the coding sequence ATGGCCAAGCGTGATGCAGGCCTGCGTTTCCAGCCCAGTGGCGGCACCCGGACCGCGCAGGTTCCGACCGGCAAAAAACAACGCCTGAGTATCGAGCGGCTGGCCAACGACGGTCGCGGCATCGCATTCGTCGAAGGTCGTACCTGGTTTGTCATGGGCAGCCTCGCCGGGGAAGAGGTCGAAGCCCGCGTGCTCGGCGCTCACGGCAAGGTCGTTGAAGCGCGAACCGAGCGAGTGTTTCAGGCGAGCCCCTTGCGGCGGCCGCCGGCGTGCCCGCATTTCGGCCGCTGTGGTGGGTGCAGCACTCAACAGATGCCCCATGCCGAACAGCTTGCCCTGAAACAGAGCATGCTGGCTGAGCAGTTAAGTCGCATCGCCGGGGTCGAGCCGCAAGAGTGGGCTGCGCCTTTGACCGGCGAAGAATATGCCTACCGCCGGCGCGCCCGAGTGGCTGTTCGCTGGGACGTGCGGGCCAAACGCCTGGACGTCGGCTTTCGTGCGGCTGCGAGTCAGGACATCATCGCCATCGAGCAGTGCCCGGTGCTGGTACAGGCCTTGCAACCGATCATGACAGCCTTGGCGCCGATGCTTCGACGGTTGAGCAAACCTCAGGCCTTGGGGCACGTCGAGCTGTTCAGCGGCTCGGCCAATGCGGTGCTGCTGCGCCACACCGCGCCGCTGCCCGAAACCGATGTGGCGATCCTCAAGGCATTTTGCGACCAACATGCCGCGCAGCTCTGGTTGCACGGCGAAGGTGATCCGCAGCCCGTCGACCCGTCGGCGCAGCTGGGCTACCGCCTGGAACCCTGGAATCTGTCTCTGGCGTACCGCCCCGGTGACTTCGTGCAGGTCAACGCGCAGGTCAATACCGCGATGATCCAGCAGGCCCTGGCCTGGCTTGCGCCGCGTGCGGAGGAACGAGTGCTGGACTTGTTCTGCGGGCTTGGTAACTTCGCTCTACCCCTGGCGCAAATGACGCGTGAAGTGGTGGCAGTGGAGGGCGTCGATGCCATGGTGCAGCGCGCCACGGCCAACGCGGTCCATAACGGTTTGGGCAATGTGCAGTTTTATCAGGCCGATCTGTCGCAGCCACTGGACAAGGCGGCCTGGGTGGCGGATGGTTTTGCCGCAGTGCTGCTGGATCCGCCTCGTGACGGGGCGTTTGACGTAGTGGGTAAACTCAAATCGCTGGGCGCCGAACGCGTCCTTTATGTGTCGTGCAACCCGGCCACGCTGGCGCGCGACACCGCTGAACTGATCAGGCAGGGCTACCGATTGAAACGTGCCGGAATCCTCGATATGTTCCCGCAAACAGCGCATGTCGAGGCAATGGCGTTATTTGAAGCGAGTAAGTGA